In Saccharomycodes ludwigii strain NBRC 1722 chromosome III, whole genome shotgun sequence, one DNA window encodes the following:
- the BMT2 gene encoding 25S rRNA (adenine2142-N1)-methyltransferase (similar to Saccharomyces cerevisiae YBR141C | BMT2 | Base MethylTransferase of 25S RNA), with protein MNITKKNKNDKKRLNGACRKSRNRQTITGKLLNGQANKIPKIKPEKTRKIIRRFHFLINKRRIICTRLQIPNISEDNAENLNKSRIDEFIRTNSNLDVNYTESDKPVIEKKLLKLQTSDTGNNTKKDLLRCLKYLMDEIYVNGGLQNYQRASIMGQDSNRGGDSSKILVKWLIERGMINNKKKLNNALEIGCLQRNNHINKIVDKVERIDLNSNDEKHIKKQDFMKRPIPKDNNRREQFDLISCSLVLNFVPNPIDRGEMIKRFAKFINKQSEYKLLFIVLPLPCIYNSRYITNKDFMQMMSVLNYRLLNQHNSSKLVYYLFQLNDSDISKNDPTVTNSNASDTKHSGKKNNFRIIVKV; from the coding sequence ATGAACAttacaaagaaaaacaaaaatgataaaaaaagactTAATGGCGCTTGCAGAAAAAGCAGGAATAGACAAACCATAACTGGAAAATTGTTAAATGGTCaagcaaataaaatacctaaaataaaaccagaaaaaacaagaaagatTATCAGGagatttcattttttaattaataaacgTAGAATTATATGCACTAGGTTGCAAATCCCGAATATTTCTGAAGACAACGCTGAGAATCTAAATAAATCTAGAATCGATGAGTTTATACGTACTAATAGTAACTTAGATGTGAACTATACCGAATCCGACAAACCTGTAATAGAAAAGAAACTGTTAAAACTTCAAACTAGCGATACTGGCAACAATactaaaaaagatttactTAGATGTTTAAAGTATTTAATGGATGAGATATATGTAAACGGAGGATTACAAAATTACCAGAGAGCAAGTATAATGGGACAAGATTCCAATAGAGGTGGCGATTCATCCAAAATATTAGTTAAGTGGTTAATAGAAAGGGGAatgataaataataaaaaaaaattgaataatgcGTTAGAAATAGGTTGCTTACAAAGAAATAAccatataaacaaaattgtCGACAAAGTGGAAAGAATCGACTTGAATTCAAATGATGAGAAgcatataaaaaaacaagatttCATGAAAAGACCAATACCAAAGGACAACAATCGGAGAGAACAATTTGActtaatttcttgttctttgGTGCTAAATTTTGTACCTAATCCAATAGATCGGGGagaaatgataaaaagatttgccaaatttataaataaacaaagtgaatataaattgttatttattgttcTACCATTGCCTTGTATTTACAATAGTAGatatataacaaataaagattttatGCAGATGATGAgtgttttaaattatagATTGTTAAATCAACATAATTCCAGCAAAttagtttattatttattccaGCTAAATGATAGTGATATCAGTAAGAATGATCCCACTGTTACAAATAGCAATGCTAGTGATACTAAACACAGCgggaaaaagaataacTTTAGAATAATAGTGAAGGTTTAG
- the MAK5 gene encoding ATP-dependent RNA helicase (similar to Saccharomyces cerevisiae YBR142W | MAK5 | MAintenance of Killer) — MKNIATRNKRPGPKLKPKVIKKQRKNKSNKSKTLDKNVLSMDQLEWKKVDVPDTLGDFGGLYGLEELSGVDVKYLDNGKIEFVSKQNIADNRTELDTENIHEDHAETTKDSNNEGYIKDDLIEFKNLDDMGDLSDASKDDQDWDVGNTSGHSEEKEQEETDDDDDDDDDELRENVFASVVDNAQDLENVEMITLPEWNEDSLKGCKLSYNTLCSLKKLNFIRPTEIQRLCIPIAINKNADILGKASTGSGKTLAYGIPIIEKLFSSLKKEKMSDKPTALIFTPTRELAYQVTDHLKKILCTRATDNDNFKHTILPLTGGLSIQKQERILSTYKGTACKIIVATPGRFLELLEKNQYLIDKFVCIKTLVLDEADRLVQDGHFDEFLKILEILTKNLKNKYAKDWNNHYWQTMVFSATFSLDLFNKLNTTSWKHLNSKGTELDEVVKFLMDKIHFKSKPLVIDTNPEQRIASTIKESLIECLPMERDLYCYYFITMYPGTTLIFCNAIDSVKKLHKYLNFLGINAFQIHSSMSQKSRLTNIENFKKACEKNTQLDDNIKKSTVLIASDVAARGLDIPEIQHVIHYHLPRTADVYIHRSGRTARGSNGEGVSVMICSPQEAMGPLRKLRKMLSIKSDNATSKNSNMLKKKKWQKDVPLLPIEPDILKQLRMRSEIASELADHEIASSSLRKDDVWMKQAAEDLGVDFDEDDDDDNQLKDTFLLKNKKKKINKTLDKQKVQGLKYELKQLLNKQIRKDLRRSYLTGGIVNLADNLVKNRGHNNIIGHEKVNALEILKKKKKKNINDA, encoded by the coding sequence atgaaaaatattgctACTAGAAATAAAAGACCAGGCCCGAAATTAAAACCTAAGGTTATTAAAAAGcaaagaaagaataaatCTAATAAAAGCAAAACTTTGGATAAAAATGTGCTTTCTATGGATCAGTTGGAATGGAAGAAAGTTGACGTTCCTGACACCTTGGGTGATTTTGGTGGACTATATGGACTAGAAGAATTAAGCGGTGTTGAtgttaaatatttagaTAATGGTAAAATAGAATTTGTATCCAAGCAAAATATAGCTGATAACAGAACGGAGTTGGATACGGAAAATATACATGAAGATCATGCAGAAACTACTAAAGATAGCAATAATGAAGGATATATCAAAGATGATTTAATCGAGTTTAAGAACTTGGACGACATGGGTGATTTAAGTGATGCATCAAAAGATGATCAAGATTGGGATGTTGGTAACACAAGTGGCCATagtgaagaaaaagaacaagaagaaactgatgatgatgatgatgatgatgatgatgaactAAGAGAAAACGTTTTTGCTTCAGTCGTTGATAATGCACAAGATTTGGAAAATGTCGAAATGATTACTTTGCCTGAATGGAATGAAGATAGTTTAAAAGGTTGTAAATTATCTTATAATACCTTAtgttctttaaaaaaactgaaTTTTATCAGGCCAACTGAAATCCAAAGACTTTGTATTCCTATAgcaattaataaaaatgccGATATTTTGGGGAAAGCCAGTACCGGTTCAGGTAAAACTTTGGCCTATGGTATTCCAATAATTGAAAAACTATTTTCttcattgaaaaaagaaaaaatgtcTGATAAACCAACTGCCTTAATTTTCACCCCCACCAGAGAATTGGCATATCAAGTTACAGAccatctaaaaaaaatactatgCACTAGAGCCactgataatgataattttaaacaTACCATATTACCTCTAACTGGTGGTTTGTCTATCCAAAAACAGGAAAGAATTTTAAGTACATACAAGGGTACCGCCTGTAAAATTATAGTAGCCACTCCGGGTAGATTTCTAGAacttttagaaaaaaaccAATATTTAATTGACAAATTTGTTTGTATCAAAACTTTGGTATTAGATGAAGCAGATAGATTGGTGCAAGATGGACATTTCGAcgaatttttgaaaattttggaGATTTTAACtaagaatttgaaaaataaatatgcGAAAGATTGGAACAATCACTATTGGCAAACCATGGTTTTCTCTGctactttttctttggatCTATTCAACAAATTAAACACAACCTCATGGAAACACCTAAATTCCAAAGGTACAGAACTGGATGAAGTtgtcaaatttttaatggaCAAGATCCATTTCAAATCCAAGCCATTGGTGATTGACACTAATCCAGAACAAAGAATTGCATCCACCATTAAAGAATCGTTGATTGAATGTTTGCCGATGGAGCGTGATTTATACtgctattattttataacaatGTATCCGGGTACTACCTTGATTTTTTGTAATGCAATTGACTCAGTTAAAAAGTTGcacaaatatttaaattttttgggCATAAACGCGTTCCAAATACACTCTTCAATGTCCCAAAAAAGTAGATTAACCAATATAGagaatttcaaaaaagCTTGCGAGAAAAACACGCAATTggatgataatattaaaaaatcaactGTGTTGATTGCAAGTGATGTTGCTGCTAGAGGCTTAGATATCCCTGAAATCCAGCATGTTattcattatcatttaCCTCGCACCGCCGACGTTTATATCCACAGAAGTGGCAGAACCGCGCGTGGTTCTAATGGCGAAGGTGTTTCTGTCATGATATGTTCTCCACAAGAGGCCATGGGGCCATTAAGGAAGTTAAGGAAAATGTTATCCATTAAATCTGATAATGCAACATCAAAGAATAGCAATatgttaaagaaaaagaaatggcAAAAAGATGTCCCATTGTTACCTATTGAACCAGATATTTTGAAGCAATTAAGAATGCGTAGCGAAATAGCTAGTGAATTAGCAGATCATGAAATCGCATCATCTTCTTTGAGGAAAGATGATGTTTGGATGAAACAAGCTGCTGAAGATTTAGGGGTTGATTTTGATgaggatgatgatgatgataatcaACTAAAAGATACATTCCTGCttaagaataaaaagaaaaaaatcaataagACGTTGgataaacaaaaagttCAGGGCCTGAAGTATGAGTTGAAACAATTGCTGAATAAGCAAATTAGAAAAGATTTGCGGAGAAGCTATTTAACGGGTGGAATAGTTAATTTGGCTGATAATttagttaaaaatagaggtcataataatattattggcCATGAAAAAGTCAATGCTTTAgagattttgaaaaagaagaagaagaagaatataAATGATGCATGA
- the DIT2 gene encoding putative cytochrome P450 (similar to Saccharomyces cerevisiae YDR402C | DIT2 | DITyrosine) — MTTFYDLDQEDIYRLYLKDKLEKYGAVKIYFGSRWNILISKPEFLSIIFKKEDIFAKAGNHLKIPYSVLAEYTGENVISAHGKIWKVFRNTVTRGLTVFDSEPLFKNAKIFTSLIYNKLEKTTATTTKDTSSSLSSSYINILDGVNITPQANIFMPELIQRLTLANISQIALGFDFGTLSQDNPPLHSQLKQVKAEIFQPLYLNFPFLDLLPIPNRIKARKNVLKFKQNVVNHVEKNLISNYNFEQTQFPSSDLIRAYRNDDITEKQLTDNMMIMLIAGHENPQLLLTTTLYLLAKYHSTWQTKLRAELFATDYYLLFNHDKKVSVLNSLPVLTTFIYESIRMYPPLSQIINRCTTQKCMLGPNIVIPANAYVGYNVYGTGRSPQAWGKDANDFKPERWGETIDDITSTWKHAKNSSIMSAFHGGRRACLGEKLAFLEVKVTLAELLRSFEWELSDDWVEKMTPAGPLCPSNLKLKFKSIYGE, encoded by the coding sequence ATGACAACATTTTACGATTTAGACCAAGAAGACATTTATAGACTATATTTGAAGGACAAATTAGAGAAATACGGCGcagttaaaatatatttcgGATCGAGATGGAATATTCTAATTTCTAAACCTGAATTTTTgtctattattttcaaaaaggAAGATATTTTTGCCAAGGCTGGTAATCACCTTAAAATACCATATAGTGTCTTAGCTGAATATACCGGTGAAAATGTCATTAGTGCTCACggaaaaatttggaaagtTTTCAGAAATACTGTCACTAGGGGGTTAACTGTTTTTGACAGCGAGCcattgtttaaaaatgcCAAAATTTTCACATCCttgatatataataaattggaaaaaactactgctactactaccaaGGATACTAGCTCCTCGTTGTCCTCATCatatatcaatattttGGATGGTGTTAACATCACACCTCAAGCAAACATCTTCATGCCTGAATTAATTCAAAGGTTAACATTGGCTAATATTTCACAAATTGCTTTGGGGTTTGATTTTGGTACCTTATCTCAAGATAATCCACCACTTCATTCACAACTAAAACAAGTAAAAGCTGAGATATTCCAACCATTGTATTTgaattttccatttttggATCTACTACCTATCCCCAACAGAATTAAAGCTagaaaaaatgttttgaagtttaaacaaaatgttGTTAATcatgttgaaaaaaatctaatttCTAACTATAATTTTGAACAAACCCAATTTCCATCTTCCGATTTAATCAGGGCTTATAGAAATGATGACATTACCgaaaaacaattaacaGACAACATGATGATTATGTTAATTGCTGGCCATGAGAATCCTCAATTGTTATTGACCACGACATTGTATCTCTTGGCTAAATACCACTCAACATGGCAAACAAAATTAAGAGCTGAGCTTTTTGCCACAGActattatttactttttaatcACGATAAAAAAGTTAGTGTTTTGAATTCGTTACCAGTGTTAACTACGTTCATTTACGAATCTATAAGAATGTATCCACCCTTGAGTCAGATTATCAACAGATGTACCACCCAAAAATGTATGTTAGGCCCAAATATAGTCATTCCTGCAAATGCTTATGTTGGATACAACGTATATGGCACTGGTAGAAGCCCACAGGCTTGGGGTAAAGATGCTAATGATTTTAAACCAGAAAGATGGGGGGAAACAATAGACGATATAACATCCACTTGGAAACATGCAAAAAACTCATCTATTATGAGCGCTTTCCATGGTGGAAGAAGAGCCTGTTTGGGTGAAAAATTGGCTTTTTTGGAAGTTAAAGTTACTTTAGCTGAATTATTGCGTTCTTTTGAATGGGAATTATCTGATGATTGGGTGGAAAAAATGACGCCTGCTGGCCCTTTATGCCCATCCAACTTGAAATTGAAGTTCAAAAGTATTTATGGTGAATGA
- the SUP45 gene encoding translation termination factor eRF1 (similar to Saccharomyces cerevisiae YBR143C | SUP45 | SUPpressor): METDAEKNIEIWKVKKLIKFLENARGNGTSMISLVLPPKSQISFAQRTLTDEYGTASNIKSRVNRLSVLSAITSTQQKLKLYNKVPPNGLVLYCGDMITDEGKEKKVTFDIEPYKPINTSLYLCDNKFHTEVLSELLEADDKFGFIVMDGQGTLFGLLSGNTRTVLHKFTVDLPKKHGRGGQSAVRFARLREEKRHNYVRKVCEVAVQNFITNDKVNVKGLVLAGSADFKTDLAKSDLFDPRLAEKVIKIVDISYGGENGFNQAIDLSAETLANVKFIQEKKLITAYFDEISQDSGKFCYGVEDTLKALDLGAIETLIVYENLDIIRYVFKNSEGEEVVQHASPTQEDKTYSIDKATGQQMETVSEQLLIEWLAENYKNYGATLEFISDKSSEGSQFVSGFGGIGAMLRYKVNFEQLVDESDDEYYDDDGEFDFI, encoded by the coding sequence atggaaaCTGACGCTGAGAAGAATATTGAAATCTGGAAGGTTAAGAAACtaatcaaatttttagaaaacGCCAGAGGTAATGGTACTTCCATGATTTCATTGGTTCTTCCACCAAAGAGTCAAATTTCCTTTGCCCAAAGAACTTTAACCGATGAATATGGTACTGCTTCAAATATCAAATCGAGAGTTAATCGTTTGAGTGTTTTAAGTGCTATCACGTCTActcaacaaaaattaaaattatataacaaAGTTCCACCAAATGGTTTAGTTTTATATTGTGGTGATATGATTACTGATGAAggtaaagaaaaaaaagttaccTTTGATATCGAGCCTTATAAGCCAATCAACACCTCTCTATATCTATGTGATAACAAATTTCATACCGAAGTTTTAAGTGAATTGTTAGAAGCTGATGATAAATTTGGATTTATCGTCATGGATGGTCAAGGTACTTTATTTGGGTTGTTGAGTGGGAACACCAGAACCGTGTTGCATAAATTCACCGTTGATTTACCTAAGAAACATGGTAGAGGTGGTCAATCCGCCGTTCGTTTTGCTCGTTTAAGAGAGGAAAAAAGACATAACTATGTTAGAAAAGTTTGTGAAGTAGCTGttcaaaattttatcaCTAATGATAAAGTTAATGTCAAAGGTCTTGTTTTAGCTGGTTCTGCTGATTTCAAGACGGATTTAGCCAAATCAGATTTATTCGATCCAAGGTTGGCCGAAAAGGTTATTAAGATTGTGGATATTTCTTATGGTGGGGAAAATGGGTTTAATCAAGCTATTGATTTATCTGCTGAAACATTGGCTAATgttaaatttattcaagaaaaaaagttgatcACCGCATACTTTGATGAAATTTCCCAAGATTCTGGTAAGTTTTGTTATGGGGTTGAAGATACTTTAAAGGCTTTAGATTTAGGTGCTATTGAAACTTTGATTGTTTATGAAAACTTAGATATTATAAGATATGTCTTCAAAAATAGTGAAGGTGAAGAAGTTGTACAACATGCCTCCCCAACTCAAGAGGATAAAACTTATAGTATAGATAAGGCAACTGGCCAACAAATGGAAACTGTTAGCGAACAACTTTTGATCGAATGGTTAGCTGAGAATTATAAGAATTATGGTGCTACTTTGGAATTTATCAGTGATAAGTCGTCTGAGGGTTCTCAATTTGTTTCCGGGTTTGGTGGTATTGGTGCCATGTTACGTTATAAAGTTAATTTTGAACAATTAGTCGACGAATCAGATGATGAATattatgatgatgatggtgaGTTTGACTTTATTTGA
- the ATG19 gene encoding Atg19p (similar to Saccharomyces cerevisiae YOL082W | ATG19 | AuTophaGy related) yields the protein MSSNNNNDISVSIPINEWKQSINSLSEAVEHLSIQQQQRKQDNINTKVDKKKQKGESDLTVHEYCYCDGECSTNTNNKQKFINGIRYKCLYCYNFDLCELCENKGFETGSHKKWHNMVKIKTPSTESSITGSFGNMFVPCSPTNTTTTNSDTDSNNYTCPYKEITATNDNDNMVPVSDVIIDISDKHNQLFEFFSAIKDEQELLDIMNKYKSYDKLVEELDVLKNERQKKSISSDTAASSSNIMDKEQKSCEAEKDCQDVSSSTNTITNTSTFYSYSSPSSLSLGTDDYEILSESDLD from the coding sequence ataacaacgaTATTTCAGTATCTATTCCTATAAATGAGTGGAAACAATCAATTAATTCCTTATCTGAAGCAGTGGAACATTTATCcattcaacaacaacaaaggAAACAAGACAACATAAATACCAAGgttgacaaaaaaaagcaaaaaggAGAAAGTGATTTAACGGTCCACGAATACTGTTATTGTGATGGAGAGTGCTCtactaataccaataacaaacaaaagTTTATCAACGGCATAAGATATAAATGCTTATACTGTTATAACTTTGATTTATGCGAATTGTGTGAGAATAAAGGTTTTGAAACTGGATCTCATAAAAAGTGGCATAATATggttaaaattaaaacaccAAGCACAGAAAGCTCTATTACCGGCTCTTTTGGGAATATGTTTGTTCCTTGCTCTCctactaatactactaccacAAATAGCGATACTGATAGCAATAATTATACTTGCCCATATAAGGAAATTACTGCCACCAACGATAATGATAACATGGTTCCCGTCAgtgatgttattattgatatatcTGATAAACATAACCAATTATTCGAGTTCTTCTCTGCCATTAAAGATGAACAAGAATTGCTAGATATtatgaataaatataaatcgTATGACAAGTTAGTGGAGGAGCTtgatgttttgaaaaacgaacgacaaaaaaaaagtattagtTCTGATACTGCTGCTTCCAGTTCCAATATCATGGATAAAGAACAGAAAAGTTGCGAAGCGGAAAAAGACTGTCAGGACGTTAGTAGTAGTACTAATACCATTACCAACACTTCtactttttattcttattcaTCTCCTTCTTCCCTTTCATTGGGTACAGACGACTATGAAATATTATCAGAAAGTGATTTAGATTAG